A genomic stretch from Sulfurihydrogenibium azorense Az-Fu1 includes:
- a CDS encoding transglutaminaseTgpA domain-containing protein, which produces MELVKEKVLSVEKLVKVNAYIASTLAYIIIFPYISPIYSFAFSILLLTALYKDFYKYFTVSRFILNTVGIFLVLLMTLQINPDNIVQPALDTITVLLGLKLLEDKKFRDYMQVYLIVALILSGYTLLSISMVFLLYLVFFVFFLNYGVILLSYYQKDPSLTFDLKQLRSFILKTSLIPVFSIPITVFLFFALPRTSYPMLTFLQGQGKGKTGFSDNVSLGDVSSIQQDDSVVARVVMKKVGEVYLRGVVFDYFDGKRWQSQEKFLNTKFTRLSGQKVEYTVYLEPTYQQYLFSVDIPYNITSPTGFILFRNQDLTYKVDKPITSKVRYEGESFITDSYYQELNSSIYLQLPQISSDIVNLAKQLKKQTPQETAQEISNYLQNFSYSLKDLPSGENPLEDFLFKTKKGNCEYFASAMAVLLRLNGIPSRLVGGYKTSAYNEIGGYYIFREKDAHVWVESYIDGRWVKFDPTPPIRNVVVESLYRQNFIKQWLELIDYYYTTFIVNYDFSKQIQLINKIKSNFTNTNLKLSFSLNKNFLAAAFLFLIFIYLVYVFIKHLSEPYEKRVLNLFLKKMKKLGYEKKENEGLEEFVLKIDNPNIKEKALNFVKAYESFLFKDIKITEKEFNYLKELLKDL; this is translated from the coding sequence ATGGAGTTAGTTAAAGAAAAAGTCCTTTCTGTTGAAAAGTTAGTTAAAGTAAACGCTTACATTGCAAGTACTCTTGCTTACATTATAATCTTTCCTTATATATCACCTATTTACAGTTTTGCCTTTTCCATCTTACTTTTAACAGCTCTATACAAAGATTTTTATAAATACTTTACAGTTTCAAGGTTTATCCTTAACACAGTTGGTATATTTTTGGTTTTACTTATGACTTTACAGATAAACCCAGACAACATAGTCCAACCTGCCCTTGATACGATAACAGTTTTACTTGGGCTTAAACTTTTAGAAGATAAAAAATTTAGAGACTACATGCAAGTTTACCTTATAGTGGCTCTCATACTGTCTGGATACACTCTTTTGTCTATTAGTATGGTTTTTTTACTTTACCTTGTCTTCTTTGTATTCTTTCTAAACTACGGTGTGATTTTACTATCTTACTACCAAAAAGACCCTAGTTTAACTTTTGATTTAAAGCAACTAAGGAGTTTTATTTTAAAAACTTCTTTAATACCTGTATTTTCAATTCCAATAACAGTTTTCTTATTCTTTGCACTTCCAAGGACAAGTTATCCAATGTTGACTTTCCTGCAAGGACAGGGTAAAGGAAAAACAGGCTTTTCTGATAATGTATCTTTAGGGGACGTATCTTCTATACAGCAAGATGACTCAGTAGTAGCAAGAGTTGTTATGAAGAAGGTAGGAGAAGTTTACTTAAGAGGAGTTGTTTTTGATTATTTTGATGGTAAAAGATGGCAGTCTCAAGAAAAATTTTTAAATACAAAGTTTACCCGTCTATCAGGTCAAAAAGTAGAGTACACAGTTTATTTAGAACCTACCTATCAGCAGTACTTATTTTCTGTAGATATACCCTACAATATAACATCACCAACTGGATTTATACTCTTTAGAAATCAAGATTTAACCTACAAAGTAGACAAACCTATAACATCAAAAGTTAGATACGAAGGAGAATCTTTTATAACAGACAGCTACTATCAAGAATTAAACTCGTCTATCTACCTACAACTACCACAAATCTCAAGTGATATTGTAAACCTTGCAAAACAGCTAAAAAAACAAACACCTCAAGAAACAGCACAAGAGATTTCTAATTACCTTCAAAATTTTTCATACTCTTTAAAAGACCTTCCATCAGGAGAAAATCCATTAGAAGATTTTTTATTTAAGACTAAAAAAGGAAACTGTGAATACTTTGCCTCAGCTATGGCTGTTTTGCTTAGGTTAAACGGTATTCCTTCAAGGTTAGTAGGAGGATACAAAACATCTGCTTACAACGAAATTGGAGGTTATTACATCTTTAGAGAAAAAGACGCTCACGTGTGGGTAGAAAGTTATATAGACGGTAGATGGGTAAAGTTTGACCCAACCCCACCTATAAGAAATGTTGTAGTTGAAAGCCTATACAGGCAAAACTTTATAAAACAGTGGCTTGAGCTTATTGATTACTACTACACAACCTTTATCGTGAACTACGATTTTTCAAAACAGATTCAACTTATAAACAAAATTAAATCTAACTTTACTAATACCAACCTAAAACTATCTTTTAGTTTAAACAAAAACTTTTTAGCAGCTGCCTTTTTATTTTTAATCTTTATTTACTTAGTATATGTCTTTATCAAACATTTATCTGAACCTTACGAGAAAAGAGTTTTAAATCTCTTTTTGAAAAAGATGAAAAAGTTAGGATACGAAAAGAAAGAAAACGAAGGTTTGGAAGAGTTTGTTTTAAAAATAGACAACCCTAACATTAAAGAAAAAGCCTTAAACTTTGTAAAAGCATACGAGAGCTTCCTTTTTAAAGATATAAAGATAACAGAAAAAGAGTTTAACTACTTAAAAGAGCTTCTTAAAGATTTATAA
- a CDS encoding DUF58 domain-containing protein: MIKITKAGWIFVITTLLTGFAAVNTNNNLLFFIVSAFLSFMGLSGFFGKRNIDGLDVEIIFPDEIFANKEFIITVKLKNKKKFLNAFLIETVLLDKSAVFPVVEKESEKPVSLTVPKRGILEISSVRLCSVFPFNFFIRCRTVKVDVKKFIYPEPKRYPLSYIFSEYSKKKGDISSQKFGYEGDFVGVRDYTQGTPIKYIDWKSSARSEKLKEKVFSSLQSIPLIVDFEKVDLPTEEKLSFFTYIAVNYKQFENLFIKFENKIYDISIKVEREKLLSRFAVYGVS, translated from the coding sequence GTGATAAAGATAACAAAAGCAGGCTGGATATTTGTAATAACCACTTTACTAACAGGTTTTGCAGCTGTAAACACCAATAACAACCTTCTATTTTTTATCGTTTCTGCTTTTTTATCTTTTATGGGACTTTCTGGATTTTTTGGTAAAAGGAATATAGATGGTTTAGATGTTGAAATTATCTTTCCCGATGAAATTTTTGCAAATAAGGAATTTATAATTACAGTTAAATTAAAAAACAAGAAAAAATTTTTAAATGCTTTTTTAATTGAAACAGTTTTATTAGATAAATCAGCTGTATTCCCAGTAGTAGAAAAAGAAAGTGAAAAACCTGTAAGTCTAACTGTGCCAAAAAGAGGAATTTTAGAAATATCATCTGTTAGATTGTGCTCCGTTTTTCCATTCAACTTTTTTATCCGTTGTAGAACTGTTAAGGTAGATGTTAAAAAGTTTATCTATCCAGAACCTAAAAGGTATCCTCTTTCTTATATTTTTTCAGAGTACTCAAAGAAAAAAGGAGATATATCTTCACAAAAGTTTGGATACGAAGGAGACTTTGTAGGAGTTAGAGATTACACCCAAGGAACACCTATCAAGTACATAGACTGGAAATCTTCCGCAAGGTCAGAAAAGTTAAAAGAAAAAGTATTTTCTTCTCTTCAATCTATTCCTTTAATAGTAGATTTTGAAAAAGTTGATTTACCAACAGAAGAGAAGCTCTCTTTTTTTACTTACATAGCAGTTAACTACAAACAGTTTGAGAACCTCTTTATAAAGTTTGAAAACAAGATTTATGATATAAGTATAAAGGTAGAAAGAGAAAAATTACTTTCAAGGTTTGCTGTCTATGGAGTTAGTTAA